Proteins from one Juglans microcarpa x Juglans regia isolate MS1-56 chromosome 6S, Jm3101_v1.0, whole genome shotgun sequence genomic window:
- the LOC121237418 gene encoding cell division cycle protein 123 homolog — MKEEEVNRCQIQEWYPRFKSVSIKTQIHELPEPFIQYLLDDSSLFLLPISISNDDALPNRVHKPEEEEDYQISEGSEDDSEPPSPPPSFPELELKIKESIESLGGAVFPKLNWSAPKDSAWISSTGSLRCTNFSEIALLLRSSDSLIHDLCHAYDSCGDKSSSRPPSFFLALRKWYSSIRPEMEFRCFVRGHNLVGISQREVTTFYPLLLEKKNYIERLIQEFYEAIVHRKFGSENYTFDVYVTKDERIKILDFNPWGAFTLPMLFDWEELEETSGEEGKTVDFRIVENRCAVRPGLKTAVPYDYLDVGPGSGWDQFLRSADDEYQRQTRSTEAGA, encoded by the coding sequence atgaaggaagaagaagtgAATCGATGCCAGATTCAGGAGTGGTATCCGAGATTTAAATCCGTGTCCATTAAAACCCAAATTCATGAACTTCCCGAACCCTTTATCCAATACCTTCTTGACGATTCTTCCCTTTTCCTGTTACCTATCTCCATCTCAAATGATGATGCCCTGCCCAATCGAGTTCATAAACCCGAAGAGGAAGAAGACTATCAGATATCAGAAGGATCTGAAGACGATTCAGAACCACCTTCGCCTCCCCCTTCCTTTCCTGAACTCGAATTGAAGATTAAGGAGTCAATCGAATCTCTTGGTGGTGCAGTCTTCCCTAAATTGAATTGGAGTGCACCAAAAGACTCTGCTTGGATTAGCTCAACAGGGAGTCTCCGATGCACTAATTTTAGTGAGATTGCGCTCTTGCTGCGATCATCTGACTCGTTGATCCATGATTTGTGTCATGCATATGATTCGTGCGGTGATAAGTCCTCATCAAGACCCCCGAGTTTCTTCCTTGCACTCCGCAAGTGGTACTCATCCATTAGGCCGGAGATGGAATTCCGTTGTTTCGTACGGGGTCACAACCTCGTCGGTATTTCCCAGCGTGAGGTCACGACCTTTTATCCTCTTCTTCtggagaagaaaaattatattgagcGATTGATCCAGGAATTTTATGAAGCTATTGTACATCGAAAATTTGGGTCGGAGAATTATACGTTTGATGTTTATGTTACCAAGGATGAGCGGATCAAGATTTTGGATTTCAACCCTTGGGGTGCATTTACATTGCCTATGTTATTTGATTGGGAAGAGTTAGAAGAGACTAGTGGGGAAGAAGGAAAGACGGTGGATTTCAGAATCGTGGAGAATCGGTGCGCTGTTAGGCCTGGTTTGAAGACAGCAGTGCCATATGATTACTTGGATGTCGGCCCCGGAAGTGGCTGGGATCAATTTCTAAGGAGTGCTGACGATGAGTATCAGAGGCAGACGAGGTCTACTGAAGCAGGTGCTTGA